In a single window of the Flavobacterium sp. W4I14 genome:
- a CDS encoding membrane-associated protein (product_source=KO:K03975; cog=COG0586; ko=KO:K03975; pfam=PF09335; superfamily=161033; transmembrane_helix_parts=Inside_1_21,TMhelix_22_44,Outside_45_63,TMhelix_64_86,Inside_87_117,TMhelix_118_140,Outside_141_149,TMhelix_150_172,Inside_173_183,TMhelix_184_203,Outside_204_219), which produces MHDFWNNLHQLLDPEKLLREGGFYLVVFVIYAETGLFFGFFLPGDYLLFLAGMFVATGKLDVNIAVLLAGLCFAAISGNFTGYWFGRKTGPVLYTRKDSFFFKKRYLKAAEDYYHKQGAFALIMGRFVPIVRTFAPIFAGVVKLEFKKFALYNVVGGVLWICSLTLLGYFLGRRFEKEINDYLLYIIIGFILITTIPLLITFVKSKVVSGPEEDKTDLN; this is translated from the coding sequence ATGCACGATTTTTGGAATAACCTGCATCAGCTACTTGATCCCGAGAAATTATTGAGGGAGGGTGGTTTCTATCTGGTCGTATTCGTTATCTATGCAGAAACAGGCCTGTTTTTTGGTTTTTTTCTTCCCGGTGATTATTTATTGTTTTTAGCGGGAATGTTTGTTGCAACTGGCAAGCTTGATGTGAACATTGCGGTACTCTTGGCGGGCTTGTGTTTCGCAGCTATTTCTGGGAATTTTACAGGCTATTGGTTCGGGCGTAAAACTGGCCCCGTATTGTATACCAGAAAAGACAGTTTCTTTTTTAAGAAGAGATATTTAAAAGCCGCAGAAGATTATTATCACAAACAAGGTGCCTTTGCATTAATTATGGGCAGGTTTGTGCCAATAGTTAGAACTTTTGCACCGATTTTTGCAGGGGTTGTAAAATTAGAGTTTAAAAAGTTTGCGTTATACAATGTTGTTGGTGGCGTACTTTGGATCTGCTCCTTAACTTTGCTCGGTTATTTTTTGGGCAGAAGGTTTGAAAAGGAAATTAACGATTATTTATTATATATTATTATTGGCTTTATCCTTATTACAACTATACCATTATTAATTACCTTTGTAAAAAGTAAAGTAGTGAGTGGCCCTGAAGAGGATAAAACAGATTTAAATTAA
- a CDS encoding inorganic pyrophosphatase (product_source=KO:K01507; cath_funfam=3.90.80.10; cog=COG0221; ko=KO:K01507; pfam=PF00719; superfamily=50324), translating to MAKDDHHAWHSVSPGHNVPEIVNAIIEIPKGSKAKYEIDKESGLIKLDRVLFSSVMYPANYGFIPQTYCDDKDPLDILVLCSVDVYPMTLIEAKVVGVMHMVDNGEQDDKIIAVAAHDMSVNYINDLDELPPHQMKEIVRFFQDYKALEDKNVTIEHLLGVRYAHKVIKESIELYNTTFRELA from the coding sequence ATGGCAAAAGACGATCATCACGCATGGCATAGCGTATCCCCTGGGCACAATGTTCCGGAAATTGTAAACGCAATTATTGAAATTCCAAAAGGATCAAAAGCAAAATACGAAATAGATAAAGAATCAGGTCTGATCAAGTTAGACAGGGTTCTTTTTTCATCAGTAATGTACCCGGCAAATTATGGCTTTATTCCGCAAACTTATTGCGATGATAAAGATCCATTAGATATTCTGGTGCTTTGCTCGGTAGATGTTTATCCAATGACATTGATCGAAGCGAAAGTTGTAGGTGTAATGCACATGGTAGACAACGGAGAGCAAGATGATAAAATTATCGCGGTTGCTGCTCACGATATGTCGGTAAACTACATCAACGATTTAGATGAATTGCCTCCACACCAAATGAAAGAGATTGTTCGTTTCTTTCAGGATTATAAAGCATTAGAAGATAAAAATGTAACTATCGAACATTTACTTGGTGTTCGTTATGCGCATAAAGTAATTAAAGAAAGCATAGAACTTTATAACACAACATTTAGAGAATTGGCTTAA
- a CDS encoding 16S rRNA (uracil1498-N3)-methyltransferase (product_source=KO:K09761; cath_funfam=2.40.240.20,3.40.1280.10; cog=COG1385; ko=KO:K09761; pfam=PF04452; superfamily=75217; tigrfam=TIGR00046): protein MHIFYTPDITQNTYTLNEEESKHCVRVLRLTIGSIVNLVDGKGGFYTAEITSDNPKKVSLSILKVETEFHKRNHYLHIAVAPTKNIDRIEWFLEKATELGIDEITPIITDRSERRIVKEDRLNKVITSAVKQSIKAYHPKLNDAISLDAFLKESFDGDKLIAHCIDNGEKQYISKLVAPHQKYLILIGPEGDFTPDEVNLALNKGFKALTLGDNRLRTETAALSVCFEINYLNR from the coding sequence ATGCATATTTTTTATACACCAGATATAACTCAAAATACTTATACACTTAACGAAGAAGAGAGCAAACATTGCGTTAGGGTGCTTCGCCTTACCATAGGCTCGATCGTTAACCTGGTTGATGGGAAAGGTGGTTTTTACACTGCTGAAATCACTTCTGACAATCCTAAAAAAGTCTCTTTATCCATTTTAAAAGTAGAAACGGAGTTTCATAAAAGAAATCATTACCTGCATATTGCTGTTGCGCCAACTAAAAATATCGACCGGATCGAATGGTTTTTAGAAAAAGCTACGGAGTTGGGCATTGATGAAATTACACCAATTATTACCGATCGATCTGAGCGCAGGATAGTTAAAGAGGATAGGCTCAACAAAGTGATTACTTCTGCTGTTAAACAATCGATAAAAGCCTATCATCCAAAATTAAATGATGCCATTTCTTTGGATGCTTTTTTAAAAGAATCATTTGATGGTGATAAACTAATCGCACATTGTATCGATAACGGGGAGAAACAATATATATCCAAACTTGTAGCTCCACATCAAAAATACTTAATTCTTATTGGTCCTGAAGGAGATTTCACACCAGATGAAGTTAATTTAGCTTTGAACAAAGGCTTTAAAGCATTAACTTTAGGTGATAACAGGTTGCGCACAGAAACGGCTGCACTATCTGTTTGTTTTGAAATCAATTACCTTAACCGATAA
- a CDS encoding hypothetical protein (product_source=Hypo-rule applied; pfam=PF13709; superfamily=52317; transmembrane_helix_parts=Outside_1_14,TMhelix_15_37,Inside_38_232), translated as MKFSVFSFQFSRFQLWSFSFGLLALSFMFFAFIPPTYRMAKLKYNGGGDWYADRTALPNLIAYCNANLKTNFYAEESIVEVGSKEIFNYPFVYMTGHGNVVFNDQEIKNLRQYLTGGGFLHIDDNYGLDKFIRPQMKKVFPELSFVELPANHALYNQKFKFPGGLPKIHEHDNKRPQGFALIYKGRVVCYYTFECDLGNGWEDFGTYPEDTQETRTKALKMGANLVQYALTQ; from the coding sequence TTGAAGTTTTCAGTTTTTAGTTTTCAGTTTTCCAGGTTTCAGCTCTGGTCTTTCAGCTTTGGTCTTTTAGCTCTTAGCTTTATGTTTTTTGCTTTTATTCCACCAACCTATCGCATGGCCAAATTAAAATATAACGGTGGTGGTGATTGGTATGCAGATCGAACAGCATTGCCCAACTTAATTGCCTACTGTAATGCTAATTTGAAGACTAATTTTTATGCCGAAGAAAGCATTGTTGAAGTGGGCTCAAAAGAAATATTCAATTATCCATTTGTTTATATGACTGGCCACGGAAACGTAGTTTTTAATGACCAGGAAATTAAAAACTTAAGACAATATCTTACAGGTGGTGGTTTTCTTCATATAGATGATAATTATGGATTGGATAAATTTATCCGCCCGCAGATGAAAAAGGTATTCCCGGAACTTAGTTTTGTCGAACTGCCGGCCAACCATGCATTATATAACCAGAAATTTAAGTTCCCGGGAGGCTTGCCAAAAATCCACGAGCACGATAATAAAAGACCTCAGGGATTTGCATTGATTTATAAAGGTAGAGTTGTGTGCTATTACACCTTTGAGTGCGATTTAGGGAATGGTTGGGAAGATTTTGGCACCTATCCTGAGGATACACAAGAAACGAGGACTAAGGCGCTTAAAATGGGTGCAAATTTGGTTCAGTATGCTTTAACTCAATAA
- a CDS encoding CBS domain containing-hemolysin-like protein (product_source=COG1253; cath_funfam=3.10.580.10,3.30.465.10; cog=COG1253; pfam=PF00571,PF01595,PF03471; smart=SM00116,SM01091; superfamily=54631,56176; transmembrane_helix_parts=Inside_1_4,TMhelix_5_27,Outside_28_36,TMhelix_37_59,Inside_60_89,TMhelix_90_112,Outside_113_131,TMhelix_132_154,Inside_155_166,TMhelix_167_189,Outside_190_474): MDLPTVCLFLNFELSAILPTNVVLVALQEPDTTSVGWRLFFALFLVLLNGFFVAAEFAIVKVRASQIEIKAKTGSRVGKMAKGIIHNLDGYLAATQLGITLASLGLGWVGEGVMHTIFKNLFDSLEWGLSDASIHTASTIVAFSLITIMHIVFGELAPKSFAIQRPVATTLFVSVPLQIFYVVFKPFIWTLNSLAAIILKPFGIDTSSGHESLHSTEELQYLLDQGKESGALDNNEHELIKNVFDFNERVVKNIMVPRTKISGIELTSPKEEVIDTIIKEGYSRLPVYDEIMDKIVGIIHAKDILPLVAAGNQNWTLNDIIRKPYFVTETKKINDLMSELQSNRIQIAIVLDEFGGTAGMVTLEDIVEELVGEIQDEYDEEKPLVEKVSDNEFIVNAFATVYDVNEHLPHDLPEDEDFDTIGGLVSHVFERIPEVGESNESYGYLFTILKKTEQNIETIKLELVINKADMVDNH, encoded by the coding sequence ATGGATTTACCCACGGTATGTTTGTTTTTAAATTTTGAGCTAAGTGCAATCCTGCCCACAAACGTAGTTTTGGTTGCTTTACAAGAACCCGATACCACTTCTGTAGGCTGGCGATTATTCTTTGCATTATTTTTGGTGTTACTTAACGGATTTTTTGTTGCAGCAGAGTTTGCAATTGTAAAGGTCCGGGCATCACAGATTGAAATTAAAGCAAAAACAGGCAGTCGCGTTGGCAAAATGGCTAAAGGGATTATTCATAATCTTGATGGATATTTGGCCGCCACACAGCTAGGCATAACGCTTGCATCACTTGGCTTAGGTTGGGTAGGTGAAGGCGTTATGCATACTATTTTCAAAAATCTGTTCGATAGTTTGGAATGGGGATTGAGTGATGCTTCCATCCATACTGCATCTACAATTGTTGCCTTCTCGTTGATTACAATTATGCACATTGTATTTGGTGAATTGGCACCAAAATCCTTTGCTATCCAAAGGCCTGTAGCAACAACCTTATTTGTTTCTGTACCATTACAGATATTTTATGTGGTATTTAAACCATTCATATGGACATTAAACAGTCTTGCTGCGATTATTCTTAAGCCATTCGGAATAGACACTTCAAGCGGACATGAATCGCTTCATAGTACCGAAGAACTTCAGTATTTATTAGACCAGGGTAAGGAAAGCGGAGCCTTAGATAATAACGAACATGAGCTGATTAAAAACGTATTCGACTTTAATGAGCGAGTGGTGAAGAATATCATGGTACCTCGGACAAAGATTTCGGGTATTGAATTAACTTCTCCAAAAGAAGAAGTGATTGATACGATTATTAAGGAAGGGTATTCCCGTTTACCTGTTTACGATGAGATTATGGATAAAATTGTCGGGATTATCCATGCAAAAGATATTTTACCATTGGTTGCAGCGGGTAATCAGAATTGGACATTGAACGATATTATCAGAAAGCCATATTTCGTAACAGAAACCAAGAAAATAAACGATTTAATGAGCGAACTGCAAAGTAACCGCATACAAATCGCTATTGTATTGGATGAGTTTGGTGGAACGGCCGGTATGGTTACTTTGGAAGATATCGTAGAAGAACTTGTTGGAGAAATCCAGGATGAATACGATGAAGAAAAACCACTGGTAGAAAAAGTTTCTGACAATGAGTTTATCGTAAATGCATTCGCTACTGTATATGATGTAAATGAACATCTGCCTCACGATTTACCCGAGGATGAAGATTTCGATACCATTGGTGGTTTGGTTTCTCATGTTTTTGAACGTATCCCTGAGGTAGGCGAAAGCAACGAATCATACGGATATCTGTTTACCATCCTTAAAAAAACAGAGCAGAATATCGAAACAATCAAGTTAGAATTGGTGATCAATAAAGCAGATATGGTTGATAATCATTAA